A stretch of DNA from Lotus japonicus ecotype B-129 chromosome 4, LjGifu_v1.2:
AAGGAAGGAAGGATTTAAACTACTGCCTTCTAatctatgtttttgttttttcagcTTCCTTGGTAGTCCTTTTTTCCATTCCATGGTTGCAAAATCTCACACGTTCACATCAGAGATATCTGTTATCATTGATCCTGAAACAGTGATCCTTTCTGGATTTATCTCCACTCTAAGTCATGTGTATGAGCTTGATCGCGATTGGCTGCTTGTTGCTTCAGCTCAAAATGTTTCTCACTTCCCATTCCATTTGGATGAGTTTGGAAAACATTGGCAGACAAATACCGGAAAAAAACGGGTGAAGATCCATAAGGTATGAAAAATATTCCAAGGGTCTTAGAGAAAGTACACACtgcaatttctttttcttttctaaagCCCACACTGTACTTTTAGGATTTGGGTTTCTTGTAGTCAGGGATACCGTGCATTCATGCACTGAGCCATCTGATTAAGACCGGTTGATTTAACATATGAGTCAACCGATCGAAGGACTCAAATTGCGTGATTGCGTGGATGTAGGGATTCCCTGACTGCAGGACTCATTTCTATACTTTTCtgctcaacaaaactgaattGTACTGCCACTGTTCTTCAGCTGCAGAAAATGCTACAAGAGAATTGGAATTGGAGTGGGAGTCATTGTTATACTTATACAAGGACACTCATGGCTTGGAACAGCAAGAATATACCTCTACATAATGGAGTTCTTCCACCATTCATCTATGGTAAAGGGATACACAACAGTTGGGTAATTCATGAGGCCATTTCATCTGAGTTCAGATTTGTGTTTGATGCTAGTTTGACCATCACAAGTTTCCATTTGAATTCCAAGGTTGATTCTGATCCTGCATTTGGAAATCGAAATTCTGCAACTTCAGATATTGAAAATAGAAATTGGGAATACATTGGTAATTCCTTAATAGGGGCACACTATGGTTCATTCTTATACAGGGAAGCTAATTACTCTAGCCAGTTCAAACTTTTGAGTTGTAATCACCAATACATTATGGTTGACACAAAGAAAAACACTGTTTATCCAATTGGATACCGAGGTACAATGAAACTGAAGGAAAAGATTTTTTCTCCATGGTTAAAGGAAAATGTAATGCATTGCATTGCTTATATGAAATCATTAACCAGAATGTTAGACTGCTTTCTCAAGGATGAGATGAAAGTTCCAGCATCTCTGGAGCTTCCATTCTCCTTAGAATCAATCCTTTCAATTACTGCAGACAGAAATAAAACAGTTGTACTTACAGTTGCTGGATATAGCTACAAGGATATGCTCATGAGTTGGGTTTGCAGATTACGAAAACTCTCAATTGGAAATTTTATTGTTTCTGCCCTTGATCAGGAAACTTATGATTTCTCCATCTTGCAGGTATGTGCGGTCTTTCTCTGCATAAGTAATATGCATGCAAGTACATTTGTTATTGCTGCCATTATCTAAATGTTCTTAAAGTTCATTTGAACTATTACATTGCAATGTAGTTATCATAATTTTAGTACGTGAATTCAACTTTCCTCTGCCTTCTCAAGTCTCACCCTTTTTGCCATGGCAGGGAATTCCAGTTTTCAAAGATCCAACAGCTCCAAGTGATATAAGTTTTGATGACTGCCACTTTGGAACAAAGTGCTTCCAAAGGGTGACAAAAGTAAAGTCAAgaattgttttgaagatactcAAGCTAGGTTACAACGTACTTCTGAGTGATGTAGATATATATTGGTTCAAAAATCCTATTTCCTTGCTTCACTCTTTTGGCCCTGCAGTTCTTGCTGCACAGTCAGATGAATACAAAAAACAAGGTACTTATTCCAGCATCTCACATTTGAAATTCATATTTTTCTCCTCATTAGGATCACAAAGGGAAGACCGGTGTACAAAAGTTCTCTCCATGCACGGGGTTCAGGGAAGGGTCTGACCACTTTGTCTATTTCTTAGATTTCGAGTTAAGTTTAGCTAAACCCCAAAAGCTAGCAAGAATTGCTCTTTCTTCTATATGGACTTATTTGGTCATATCTATAGTCTATGTGAGACCTTAACACACCCATCATACCCCTAGAACTGGACATCTAAAGCTTGGAATTCGCATGAATGAACATCTACGGATGACCCATACACAGGTGGTCTCCAATAAACTGATCTATGATAAACTTTGATACCATATTAATTTTGGGTTAGACATACCAAAAACTAACTCGTGACCTTGGTCACAACTCACATGGTAACTTTTTACGGTAAAGGCTCCCTTCTCCATGGCAAAACTCATTAGGAGCATAAAATACATGTAT
This window harbors:
- the LOC130714981 gene encoding beta-arabinofuranosyltransferase RAY1, whose translation is MKVPHLELWSIWLSGFFLIVLSLFATQKLPSFKNHSRTSNVNKNAILDSRSLSITIFTAPKPFTGSTGTKQTLAVRSWLALSPYVTVVLFSQHPSVASFASAFDSRVSVDTDIDFTFLGSPFFHSMVAKSHTFTSEISVIIDPETVILSGFISTLSHVYELDRDWLLVASAQNVSHFPFHLDEFGKHWQTNTGKKRVKIHKLQKMLQENWNWSGSHCYTYTRTLMAWNSKNIPLHNGVLPPFIYGKGIHNSWVIHEAISSEFRFVFDASLTITSFHLNSKVDSDPAFGNRNSATSDIENRNWEYIGNSLIGAHYGSFLYREANYSSQFKLLSCNHQYIMVDTKKNTVYPIGYRGTMKLKEKIFSPWLKENVMHCIAYMKSLTRMLDCFLKDEMKVPASLELPFSLESILSITADRNKTVVLTVAGYSYKDMLMSWVCRLRKLSIGNFIVSALDQETYDFSILQGIPVFKDPTAPSDISFDDCHFGTKCFQRVTKVKSRIVLKILKLGYNVLLSDVDIYWFKNPISLLHSFGPAVLAAQSDEYKKQGPINLPRRLNSGFYYAHSDNPTIAAIEKVVRHAETSGLSEQPSFYDTLCGEGGSNRVGDNRCVEPETNMTVHFLDRDLFPNGAYQDLWQEKNVKEACLKKGCYIIHNNWISGRLKKLERQVLSGLWEYDPSTRMCLRSWHSIKPWR